In one Gemmatimonas aurantiaca genomic region, the following are encoded:
- a CDS encoding YtxH domain-containing protein translates to MADMRRESARQEARSFGLGLLIGAALGAGAALLLAPATGEATRRQLRRGARKLYERGEDTLSELVEDTDRNARRFARRGLKRGRKLVADARDTVGW, encoded by the coding sequence ATGGCCGATATGAGACGTGAGAGCGCACGCCAGGAGGCACGCTCCTTCGGACTGGGATTGTTGATCGGTGCGGCCCTCGGTGCCGGCGCCGCCCTGCTGCTCGCGCCCGCCACCGGCGAGGCCACCAGACGTCAGCTCCGCCGCGGCGCCCGCAAGTTGTACGAGCGGGGTGAGGATACGCTGTCGGAGTTGGTGGAGGATACGGATCGCAATGCACGCCGGTTCGCACGTCGCGGTCTCAAGCGGGGCCGCAAGCTCGTGGCTGACGCGCGCGATACGGTGGGTTGGTAA
- a CDS encoding phosphoribosyltransferase domain-containing protein, translating to MSTPQPYAPDPSKGVLIVDWPLFGELARALAVRVAREWTPDLVIGVATAGVVPGAAVAAILDCPFHSILISRRYSAEQVRETPAVFGAAPAEVRGKRVLVVDETCDSGQTLRLAVGAVVNAGAREVRSAVSFRTGPYAPDYHALATQAMIVLPWDREILVDGELRPNPKYAGLLPQPVV from the coding sequence ATGTCCACACCGCAGCCGTACGCCCCCGATCCCAGCAAAGGGGTGCTCATCGTCGATTGGCCGCTCTTCGGCGAACTGGCGCGCGCGCTGGCCGTGCGGGTTGCGCGGGAGTGGACACCGGATCTGGTGATCGGTGTCGCGACCGCCGGTGTCGTGCCCGGGGCGGCCGTGGCAGCCATTCTCGATTGCCCGTTCCACTCCATCCTGATCTCGCGACGCTACAGCGCCGAGCAGGTGCGGGAGACGCCCGCGGTGTTTGGCGCGGCACCGGCGGAGGTGCGCGGCAAACGGGTGCTCGTGGTCGACGAGACCTGCGATTCGGGGCAGACGCTCCGGCTGGCGGTGGGCGCCGTGGTCAATGCGGGGGCCCGCGAAGTGCGCTCGGCCGTGAGCTTCCGCACCGGCCCCTACGCGCCCGACTATCACGCGCTGGCCACGCAGGCCATGATCGTGTTGCCGTGGGACCGGGAGATCCTGGTGGACGGGGAACTCCGCCCCAATCCGAAGTACGCCGGGTTGTTGCCGCAGCCGGTGGTCTGA
- a CDS encoding tetratricopeptide repeat protein, with the protein MTWWRRLVGGSSARGSGRPDFLTEALDLEARGDYANALTSYRLALRERPDDLGVLQNIAIAFSKTGQPEEAIRTYRRALQLDPDLAGAHYGLAFLLLKRSDTVHAGMHLDAYLRTSRADDPQAAKFRAHAERTLQQLQNASAMESDGGIPGDQTSGDTGGDAGDWNDGGDAGPDTQSAGGH; encoded by the coding sequence ATGACTTGGTGGCGCCGCCTCGTGGGCGGCTCGTCGGCACGGGGCTCGGGGCGACCCGACTTTCTCACCGAAGCGCTCGATCTCGAAGCGCGCGGGGATTACGCCAACGCGCTCACATCGTATCGTCTGGCATTGCGTGAACGCCCCGACGACCTCGGAGTTCTGCAGAACATCGCCATCGCCTTCTCCAAGACGGGACAACCGGAGGAGGCCATCCGCACGTACCGCCGGGCGCTGCAGCTCGATCCCGATCTGGCGGGCGCACACTACGGCCTCGCGTTCCTGCTGCTCAAACGCAGTGACACGGTACACGCCGGCATGCACCTCGATGCCTATCTGCGCACCAGCCGCGCCGACGATCCGCAGGCGGCGAAGTTCCGCGCGCACGCCGAACGCACGCTGCAGCAGTTGCAGAATGCCTCGGCGATGGAATCGGACGGCGGCATCCCGGGCGACCAGACCTCCGGAGACACCGGTGGTGATGCGGGTGACTGGAATGACGGCGGCGATGCCGGTCCGGACACACAATCCGCTGGCGGGCACTGA
- the ligA gene encoding NAD-dependent DNA ligase LigA, giving the protein MTAPSGSPPHQTAERARELRDRLGNAQYEYYVLDRPTLSDQEYDRLFRELQGIEAQYPTLYTEDSPTRRIGAPVQSVFRTHHHLVRMLSLDNAFDQSELEAFEQSVKRVIGDAVHTGGYTVELKIDGAAIALTYRDGVLVTAATRGDGTDGEEVTANVRTIRGVPLRLLGSGHPPLMEVRGEVYLPFAGFEQMNEARVAAGEPVYVNPRNAAAGSMRQLDPAITASRPLRFFGYAAVLPDGSVPARTQWELLEQLAAWGIPVAPHRQQCRTIEEAETWARTVEHETRATLGFAIDGGVVKVNDVALQNELGIRSDRTPRWAVARKFAPDMALTTLRRIDVNVGRTGVLTPFAVLEPVEVGGATVTFASLHNADQIAAKDLRDGDIVQVVRAGDVIPYVLGPVPEKRDGSQQPWSMPTHCPRCGTAVVRYGDDVAIYCPNVSCPGRQLEGLVHFASKDALDIDGLSYARIQQLLDAGLVHDVADLFDVTADQLVTLDRFAQKSAENLVAAIAAAKQQPLSRLLFGLGIRHVGAQAAQLLARQYGSLDAIMAASPEQLGAVRGIGDIIASSVAAYFADPTTWALIERLRVRGLRFDEPNAVKADGVLTGATVVLTGTLPTLSRGEATALIENAGGRVTSSVSRKTTFVVAGEEAGSKLDKARELEVPVLDEAGLLERLAGEG; this is encoded by the coding sequence ATGACCGCGCCATCGGGATCTCCACCACACCAGACGGCCGAGCGCGCTCGCGAACTGCGCGACCGGCTCGGCAACGCCCAGTACGAATACTACGTCCTCGATCGCCCCACGCTGTCCGATCAGGAATACGACCGGCTGTTCCGCGAACTGCAGGGGATCGAAGCGCAGTACCCCACGCTGTACACGGAAGATTCACCCACCCGACGGATCGGCGCCCCCGTGCAGTCGGTCTTCCGCACGCACCATCATCTCGTGCGGATGTTGTCCCTGGACAATGCGTTCGACCAGAGCGAGCTGGAAGCCTTCGAACAGTCCGTCAAACGTGTGATTGGTGATGCGGTGCACACCGGCGGTTACACGGTGGAACTCAAGATCGACGGCGCGGCGATTGCCCTCACGTACCGGGACGGGGTCCTCGTCACGGCCGCGACGCGGGGCGACGGCACCGATGGCGAGGAGGTGACCGCCAATGTGCGCACGATCCGCGGCGTCCCCCTCCGGTTGCTGGGTTCGGGGCACCCCCCGCTCATGGAGGTGCGCGGCGAGGTGTACCTGCCCTTTGCCGGCTTCGAGCAGATGAACGAGGCGCGCGTGGCGGCTGGCGAGCCCGTGTATGTGAATCCGCGCAATGCGGCGGCGGGCTCGATGCGTCAGCTCGATCCGGCCATCACGGCCTCCCGCCCCCTGCGTTTTTTCGGCTACGCGGCGGTCCTCCCCGACGGGAGCGTACCGGCGCGCACGCAGTGGGAATTGCTGGAGCAACTCGCGGCCTGGGGCATCCCGGTGGCGCCGCATCGCCAGCAGTGCCGCACGATCGAGGAGGCGGAAACGTGGGCCCGCACCGTGGAACACGAAACGCGGGCGACGCTGGGTTTTGCCATCGACGGCGGTGTGGTGAAGGTGAACGACGTGGCGCTGCAGAACGAACTCGGTATCCGCAGCGATCGCACGCCACGGTGGGCCGTGGCGCGCAAGTTCGCGCCGGACATGGCGCTCACCACGTTGCGCCGTATCGACGTGAATGTCGGGCGCACGGGTGTGCTCACGCCCTTTGCCGTGCTCGAACCCGTGGAGGTGGGCGGGGCCACGGTGACGTTCGCGTCGCTGCACAACGCCGATCAGATCGCCGCCAAGGATCTGCGCGACGGCGACATCGTACAGGTCGTGCGGGCGGGTGATGTGATTCCGTACGTGCTGGGACCCGTGCCGGAGAAGCGCGATGGTTCGCAGCAGCCCTGGAGCATGCCCACCCATTGCCCCCGATGCGGAACGGCCGTGGTGCGGTATGGCGACGATGTGGCGATCTACTGCCCCAACGTGTCGTGTCCGGGGCGGCAGCTCGAAGGGCTGGTGCACTTCGCGAGCAAGGACGCGCTCGACATCGATGGTCTGAGTTACGCCCGCATCCAGCAATTGCTCGATGCGGGGCTCGTGCACGATGTGGCCGATCTGTTCGACGTCACGGCCGATCAACTGGTGACGCTGGACCGGTTCGCGCAGAAGAGCGCCGAGAATCTGGTGGCGGCCATCGCCGCGGCGAAGCAGCAACCGTTGTCGCGTCTGCTGTTCGGACTGGGCATCCGTCATGTGGGCGCACAGGCGGCGCAGTTGCTGGCGCGTCAGTATGGCTCACTCGACGCCATCATGGCGGCGTCCCCCGAGCAACTGGGAGCGGTGCGTGGCATCGGTGACATCATCGCCAGTTCGGTGGCCGCCTATTTTGCCGATCCCACCACGTGGGCGCTCATCGAACGGCTGCGCGTGCGCGGACTCCGGTTCGATGAACCCAATGCGGTCAAGGCCGATGGTGTGCTGACGGGGGCGACGGTGGTGCTCACCGGCACCCTTCCCACGCTCTCGCGCGGCGAAGCCACGGCGCTCATCGAAAACGCCGGAGGGCGGGTGACGAGCAGCGTCTCTCGGAAAACCACGTTCGTCGTCGCCGGCGAGGAGGCCGGCAGCAAACTGGACAAGGCGCGGGAACTCGAGGTGCCGGTGCTGGATGAAGCGGGGCTGCTGGAGCGGCTGGCGGGCGAGGGGTGA
- a CDS encoding thymidine phosphorylase translates to MEARALVERKRDGGRISPSEWRALMRAYAAGDVPDYQMAALAMAIFFVGLDRDEVVALTDAMLTSGATLDLDHLRVGRVDKHSTGGVGDKVSLVLAPLVAACGVAVPMMSGRGLGHTGGTLDKLESIPGFRTDLPLAVATAQIERIGCALIGQTREIAPADRKLYSLRDATATVESIPLIAASIMSKKLAEGLTGLVLDVKCGSGAFLPEMDRGLTLARTMIELGVDHGCPVVALLTAMDRPLGRACGNALEVEESIMALRGEGPADLMAVTYALGAEMLLLGGAARTRDDARRRMEVAISSGAALERFRQIIQAQGGNPAVVDEPSLLPQAAECEFYLAPRDGVVAQVEPRAIGRGITALGGGRTRVEDVIDPSVGFVITARPGDVVRAGEPLATILARDAAGVASGRDTLARAIVVADDADPPLPLIAWRVTEVGEERWVDE, encoded by the coding sequence ATGGAAGCTCGCGCACTCGTTGAACGGAAGCGTGATGGCGGACGGATCTCGCCGTCCGAATGGCGTGCCCTCATGAGGGCGTACGCCGCGGGAGACGTGCCCGACTATCAGATGGCCGCGCTTGCCATGGCGATCTTTTTCGTCGGACTCGATCGTGACGAGGTCGTCGCTCTGACGGACGCGATGCTCACCAGCGGCGCAACACTCGACCTCGATCACCTGCGGGTGGGCCGGGTCGACAAGCACTCCACGGGCGGAGTGGGCGACAAGGTGTCACTCGTGCTCGCCCCCCTCGTGGCCGCGTGTGGGGTGGCCGTGCCCATGATGTCCGGACGTGGGCTCGGTCACACGGGCGGTACCCTCGACAAGCTCGAATCGATCCCTGGATTCCGCACCGATCTGCCGCTGGCGGTGGCCACCGCCCAGATTGAGCGGATCGGCTGCGCGCTCATCGGGCAGACGCGTGAGATCGCGCCGGCGGATCGCAAGCTCTACTCTCTGCGCGACGCCACGGCCACGGTGGAGAGCATCCCGCTCATCGCGGCCAGCATCATGTCGAAGAAGCTGGCCGAAGGGCTCACGGGCCTGGTGCTCGATGTGAAATGCGGGTCGGGAGCGTTTCTGCCCGAGATGGACCGCGGCCTCACGCTCGCGCGCACCATGATCGAACTGGGGGTCGATCACGGATGTCCCGTGGTGGCGCTGCTGACGGCCATGGACCGCCCCCTGGGACGGGCCTGCGGGAACGCGCTCGAAGTGGAAGAGTCCATCATGGCGCTGCGCGGCGAAGGGCCGGCCGACCTCATGGCGGTCACCTATGCCCTGGGAGCGGAAATGCTGCTGCTGGGGGGCGCCGCCCGCACGCGCGACGACGCCCGGCGGCGCATGGAGGTGGCCATCTCCAGCGGCGCGGCGCTGGAGCGATTCCGGCAGATCATCCAGGCGCAGGGGGGCAACCCGGCGGTGGTGGACGAGCCGTCACTGCTGCCGCAGGCGGCGGAGTGCGAGTTCTACCTCGCTCCGCGGGACGGCGTCGTCGCGCAGGTCGAACCCAGAGCCATCGGGCGGGGCATCACCGCGCTGGGAGGGGGACGCACCCGCGTGGAGGATGTCATCGACCCCTCGGTGGGGTTCGTGATCACCGCGCGTCCGGGTGATGTGGTGCGCGCCGGTGAGCCGCTGGCCACGATTCTCGCCCGCGATGCCGCCGGTGTGGCCAGCGGTCGCGATACCCTGGCTCGGGCCATCGTCGTGGCCGATGATGCCGATCCCCCCTTGCCCCTCATTGCCTGGCGGGTGACGGAGGTGGGGGAGGAGCGCTGGGTGGACGAATGA
- a CDS encoding CoA transferase, which translates to MLSAFLRGVHVVTLAQNVPGPLAAQRLARGGASVRKIEPPAGDPLLTLAPAWHAEMHVGVSIERLDLKLDAGRAALLAHLAHAQVLLTSQRPSALVRLGLDTETLHRAVPVLRILRIVGSLEYPDEPGHDLTYQAAAGLLGDDMPRALVADVMASERVYAGVLALLRMPEGTVLDVGMVESLDAMQASLRHGLTVPGAALGGGWGQYGLYDCREGRVAVAALEPHFAARLRDTFGSTERQVLAARFLERTADEWAQWARQQDLPITAVSSSESTVFPTLTAAP; encoded by the coding sequence GTGTTGTCCGCTTTCCTGCGCGGTGTCCATGTGGTCACCCTGGCGCAGAATGTTCCGGGCCCCCTCGCGGCGCAGCGGCTCGCGCGGGGCGGCGCCAGCGTGCGCAAGATCGAACCACCCGCCGGTGATCCGCTGCTGACGCTGGCGCCCGCGTGGCACGCCGAAATGCATGTGGGCGTTTCCATCGAACGCCTCGATCTCAAGCTGGATGCGGGACGGGCGGCGCTGCTCGCGCACCTGGCGCATGCGCAGGTGTTGCTCACGAGTCAACGTCCATCGGCACTCGTCCGCCTCGGGCTCGATACGGAAACCCTGCATCGGGCCGTACCTGTCCTGCGGATCCTGCGCATCGTCGGCAGTCTCGAATATCCTGATGAACCGGGACACGATCTCACCTATCAGGCGGCCGCGGGGCTTCTGGGTGACGACATGCCGCGGGCACTGGTGGCCGATGTGATGGCCTCCGAACGGGTCTACGCCGGGGTCCTGGCTCTGCTGCGGATGCCGGAGGGCACCGTGCTCGATGTCGGCATGGTGGAGAGCCTCGACGCCATGCAGGCATCGCTGCGCCATGGTCTCACCGTGCCGGGCGCCGCACTCGGTGGCGGGTGGGGGCAGTACGGATTGTACGATTGCCGGGAAGGACGGGTGGCCGTGGCCGCGCTCGAACCCCACTTCGCCGCGCGTCTGCGTGACACGTTCGGCAGCACGGAACGTCAGGTGCTCGCCGCCCGTTTTCTCGAACGCACCGCCGACGAATGGGCGCAGTGGGCCCGACAGCAGGATCTGCCCATCACGGCAGTGTCCTCTTCAGAATCGACAGTCTTCCCGACGCTCACCGCAGCGCCCTGA
- a CDS encoding ParA family protein, giving the protein MGRVLSIVSQKGGVGKTTTAVNLAVAFARRGLKTLLVDTDPQGAVRYGVGLRRGHPTVGFDDYLRGERSLREVILPTALPWLRVILAGSVSDTADHTAFQRAVGETSMLGDLLAMARERCHVVVVDTPPGLGAITRRVLAASQHVVVPLQCEPLALQTTPQILRAIQDVIAENDELTLEGILLTMHEEGNPATERVVHYVREHLPQHLIFDVPVPRTPATADAFAAGQPVVLRTPADPASQAYINIATRLAERFA; this is encoded by the coding sequence ATGGGACGGGTCCTGTCGATCGTCAGTCAGAAAGGGGGAGTTGGCAAGACCACGACCGCGGTGAACCTCGCGGTGGCCTTCGCACGACGCGGCCTCAAGACCTTGCTGGTGGATACCGATCCCCAGGGGGCGGTTCGCTACGGTGTCGGGCTGCGTCGGGGGCATCCGACCGTGGGGTTCGACGACTATCTGCGCGGAGAACGGTCGCTGCGGGAAGTGATTCTGCCCACGGCGCTGCCCTGGTTGCGTGTGATTCTCGCCGGTTCGGTGAGTGATACGGCCGATCACACCGCATTCCAGCGTGCGGTCGGCGAGACCAGCATGCTCGGGGACCTGCTCGCGATGGCGCGTGAACGATGCCATGTGGTGGTGGTGGACACCCCGCCCGGACTGGGGGCGATCACCCGCCGGGTGCTCGCCGCCAGTCAGCACGTGGTGGTGCCCCTGCAGTGCGAACCCCTCGCGTTGCAGACCACCCCACAGATTCTACGGGCCATTCAGGATGTGATTGCCGAGAACGACGAGCTCACCCTCGAAGGGATTCTCCTCACGATGCATGAGGAAGGGAACCCGGCGACCGAGCGCGTCGTACACTATGTGCGCGAGCATCTGCCGCAACATCTGATTTTTGATGTGCCGGTTCCCAGAACACCGGCCACGGCCGATGCCTTCGCCGCCGGACAGCCGGTGGTACTGCGGACCCCCGCCGACCCCGCCAGTCAGGCGTATATCAACATCGCCACCCGACTCGCTGAACGGTTCGCGTGA